One region of Pyramidobacter sp. YE332 genomic DNA includes:
- a CDS encoding asparaginase → MADQNISLVIAGGEISMGLADGIVTSQQPVSAETIQSWISPELAGAVRLVDWSHQPSSHYSVRMTADLVELLSQQVEAGAHAVVVFCGSDAVEEMAYLADLLWVYPQPLIFAATHAPAGVPGSDALTVLNEALLTALSREAWGQGVLVCAGGQLFAASDIVEYADYGRLGFAGNFRGAIGAIVAGKVHLWQAPKRSKIFDAPFTPARNVELLYASLGAGERFLQLLTGDEGNPLDGLVIAGFGGGHVYPAWVPYLKALVRDGVPVVVVSRCLRGCVMEDSSFEGAFLKLKEFGVMNGGFLSPLQARLKLAVGIGANLKGEELQKYLLDQ, encoded by the coding sequence ATGGCAGATCAGAATATTTCACTTGTCATCGCCGGCGGCGAAATCTCCATGGGACTGGCCGACGGCATCGTCACCTCGCAGCAGCCGGTTTCGGCGGAGACGATCCAGTCGTGGATTTCGCCCGAGCTGGCGGGAGCGGTGCGCCTGGTGGACTGGAGCCATCAGCCCAGCAGTCATTATTCGGTGCGCATGACGGCCGACCTCGTCGAACTGTTGAGCCAGCAGGTCGAAGCGGGAGCTCATGCCGTCGTCGTCTTCTGCGGCTCCGACGCCGTGGAGGAGATGGCCTATCTGGCCGATCTGCTCTGGGTGTATCCGCAGCCGCTGATATTTGCCGCGACTCATGCGCCGGCGGGCGTTCCCGGCAGCGACGCGCTGACCGTGCTGAACGAGGCGCTGCTCACCGCCCTGTCGCGCGAAGCGTGGGGGCAGGGCGTGCTGGTCTGCGCCGGCGGACAGCTTTTTGCGGCTTCCGATATCGTTGAGTATGCCGACTACGGCCGTCTCGGTTTCGCGGGCAATTTCCGCGGCGCCATCGGCGCCATTGTCGCCGGCAAGGTCCATCTCTGGCAGGCTCCCAAGCGCAGCAAAATTTTTGACGCGCCGTTTACGCCGGCCCGCAATGTGGAGCTGCTCTACGCTTCGCTGGGGGCCGGGGAACGTTTTCTGCAGCTGCTCACCGGCGACGAGGGCAATCCCCTCGACGGCCTTGTCATCGCCGGCTTCGGCGGCGGCCATGTCTATCCCGCCTGGGTCCCTTACCTGAAGGCCCTTGTGCGCGACGGCGTCCCCGTGGTGGTCGTGTCGCGCTGCCTGCGGGGCTGTGTGATGGAGGATTCTTCCTTCGAGGGAGCCTTCCTGAAGCTGAAGGAGTTCGGCGTCATGAACGGCGGCTTCCTTTCTCCCTTGCAGGCGCGCCTCAAGTTGGCTGTCGGCATTGGCGCAAATCTGAAGGGCGAAGAGCTGCAGAAATATCTGTTGGACCAGTAA
- a CDS encoding lactate utilization protein produces the protein MRDNYRHLAASMEKHLVRRGHVPFYAATASEALEKVLTLIPAGASVGIPGSVTIREIGAVEALRGRGHKVVQHWDPKATAAEKLEARFEEAQCDVFLASSNAITKDGVLVNIDGSGNRVAAMCWSRGDRIYVVGMNKVCPDVASALARVRDRAAPPNALRLKSKTPCAIMGCHDEKGCLGPDSLCRAVLIMEQAPTMPDGRKSYVVLVGEELGY, from the coding sequence GTGCGAGACAACTACCGCCATCTTGCGGCGAGCATGGAGAAGCATCTGGTCCGACGGGGGCACGTTCCCTTTTACGCCGCGACCGCGTCGGAAGCTCTGGAAAAGGTTCTGACCCTGATCCCCGCCGGCGCCAGCGTGGGGATCCCCGGCTCCGTGACGATTCGCGAGATCGGCGCCGTCGAAGCGCTGCGGGGGCGCGGGCACAAGGTGGTGCAGCACTGGGATCCGAAGGCGACGGCGGCGGAGAAGCTGGAAGCGCGTTTTGAAGAAGCGCAGTGCGACGTCTTTCTCGCCAGTTCCAACGCGATCACCAAAGACGGCGTGCTCGTCAATATCGACGGTTCCGGCAATCGCGTGGCGGCCATGTGCTGGAGCCGCGGCGACCGGATCTACGTCGTCGGCATGAACAAGGTCTGTCCCGACGTGGCAAGCGCCCTTGCGCGCGTGCGCGACCGCGCGGCGCCGCCCAACGCGCTGCGGCTCAAGAGCAAGACGCCCTGCGCCATCATGGGCTGTCATGACGAGAAAGGCTGTCTCGGTCCCGACAGCCTCTGCCGCGCCGTGCTGATCATGGAGCAGGCGCCGACCATGCCAGACGGCAGGAAATCCTACGTGGTTCTCGTAGGCGAAGAATTGGGGTATTGA
- a CDS encoding sigma-70 family RNA polymerase sigma factor, giving the protein MSENEVLERRIQLSRLYDLYGPLLTERQRRVYEMHDLDDLSLSEIADDLGISRQGVSDQLQRARDRLDEIETLLGHAESFRRIEDEARAICDGENPQQHAAAIVEACAGRTMNHV; this is encoded by the coding sequence GTGAGCGAAAACGAAGTGCTGGAACGGCGCATTCAGCTTTCGCGGCTGTACGATCTCTACGGGCCGCTCCTCACGGAACGGCAGCGCCGCGTCTACGAAATGCACGATCTCGACGATCTCTCGCTCTCGGAGATCGCCGACGATCTGGGGATCAGCCGTCAGGGCGTTTCCGACCAGCTGCAGCGGGCACGCGACCGCCTCGACGAGATCGAAACGCTGCTCGGCCACGCCGAGAGCTTTCGCCGTATCGAGGACGAAGCCCGCGCCATCTGCGACGGCGAAAATCCCCAACAGCACGCCGCGGCCATTGTCGAGGCGTGCGCCGGAAGGACGATGAATCATGTTTGA
- the ffh gene encoding signal recognition particle protein — MFDSLKERLESIFSGLRGRGKLTEEDVQQALREVRRALLEADVNYKVVKDLVEKIRVRAVGAEVLESIMPAQQVAAVVYEEIARIMGEGSRGIDIASQPPTLVMMVGLQGGGKTTSSAKLAKKLSKNHKPMLVACDLRRPAAVDQLRVLAGQAGVAFFGPEAGETDVVALSQRALAYAASHLIDVLIFDTAGRLAVDEEMMAELDRMKAVLNPHEILLVVDAMSGQEALNVAEAFNKRLGVTGVVLSKLDGDARGGAALAVLAATGVPVKFAGVGEGLDAIEQFDPRRMAERIMGMGDMAGLVEKIKEATTETDIRQMAQSFKKQRFTMDDLLAQFAQVEKMGPLDKVMEMLPGAITSKMKDLPSEALDDKRLLRMKAIIQSMTKAERRDPSIIKGSRRRRIAEGSGTTVQMVNQLLKQFEQMSELWKRFGKMGKKRGLMGGLGGMFRR; from the coding sequence ATGTTTGACTCGCTCAAAGAACGGCTGGAAAGCATTTTCAGCGGACTGCGCGGCCGCGGCAAGCTGACCGAAGAAGACGTTCAGCAGGCCCTGCGCGAAGTTCGCCGCGCCCTTCTCGAAGCCGACGTCAACTACAAAGTCGTCAAGGACCTGGTCGAAAAGATCCGCGTCCGCGCCGTCGGCGCCGAGGTGCTCGAGTCGATCATGCCCGCCCAGCAGGTCGCCGCCGTCGTCTACGAAGAGATCGCCCGCATCATGGGCGAAGGCAGCCGCGGCATCGACATCGCCTCCCAGCCTCCGACGCTGGTGATGATGGTCGGACTTCAGGGCGGCGGCAAAACGACGAGCAGCGCCAAGCTCGCCAAAAAGCTGAGCAAGAACCACAAGCCCATGCTCGTCGCCTGCGACCTGCGCCGCCCCGCCGCGGTGGATCAGCTGCGCGTGCTGGCCGGCCAGGCCGGAGTCGCCTTCTTCGGCCCCGAAGCCGGCGAGACCGACGTCGTGGCGCTCTCCCAACGGGCTCTCGCCTACGCCGCCTCGCACCTGATCGACGTACTCATCTTCGACACGGCCGGACGTCTCGCCGTCGACGAGGAGATGATGGCCGAGCTCGACCGCATGAAAGCAGTCCTGAACCCGCACGAAATCCTTCTGGTCGTCGACGCCATGTCGGGGCAGGAAGCCCTGAACGTGGCCGAAGCCTTCAACAAACGCCTCGGCGTCACCGGCGTCGTGCTCAGCAAGCTCGACGGCGACGCCCGCGGCGGAGCGGCTCTGGCCGTGCTGGCCGCTACCGGCGTGCCGGTCAAATTCGCCGGCGTCGGCGAAGGACTCGACGCCATCGAGCAGTTCGATCCCCGCCGCATGGCCGAGCGCATCATGGGCATGGGCGACATGGCCGGCCTGGTGGAAAAGATCAAGGAGGCCACGACCGAAACCGACATCCGGCAGATGGCGCAGAGCTTCAAAAAGCAGCGCTTCACGATGGACGACCTGCTCGCGCAGTTCGCTCAGGTCGAGAAGATGGGCCCGCTCGACAAGGTGATGGAGATGCTGCCCGGCGCGATCACCAGCAAAATGAAGGATCTGCCGTCGGAAGCGTTGGACGACAAGCGCCTGCTGCGCATGAAAGCCATCATCCAGTCCATGACGAAGGCCGAGCGCCGCGATCCCTCGATCATCAAGGGCAGCCGCCGGCGCCGCATCGCCGAAGGCTCGGGCACCACGGTGCAGATGGTCAACCAGCTGCTGAAGCAGTTCGAGCAGATGAGCGAGTTGTGGAAGCGCTTCGGCAAGATGGGCAAAAAAAGAGGCCTCATGGGAGGTCTGGGCGGCATGTTCCGCCGCTGA
- the rpsP gene encoding 30S ribosomal protein S16: MAVRIRLSRHGRKKVPFYRLVVADSHSPRDGRFIEELGTYDPMKDPAEIKINEESAVKWLRNGALPSDTARALLKKAGVWAKFSEKAE; this comes from the coding sequence ATGGCAGTAAGAATTCGTCTTTCACGTCACGGCCGCAAAAAGGTCCCCTTCTATCGTCTCGTGGTGGCCGACTCCCACAGCCCCCGCGACGGCCGCTTCATCGAGGAGCTCGGCACGTACGATCCCATGAAGGATCCCGCCGAGATCAAGATCAACGAGGAATCCGCCGTGAAGTGGCTCCGCAACGGCGCTCTTCCGTCCGACACGGCCCGCGCTCTTCTCAAGAAGGCCGGCGTCTGGGCCAAGTTCTCCGAGAAAGCCGAGTGA
- a CDS encoding KH domain-containing protein gives MDYQALVKTIAVSLVTKPESVEVSAEKDAEGVLRVLIHVAEEDTGRVIGRRGATINAIRQIVRVSSVKGGDSVEVDVAETGDRNADAE, from the coding sequence ATGGATTACCAGGCTCTCGTCAAAACCATCGCCGTCTCGCTCGTGACCAAGCCCGAATCGGTTGAAGTCAGCGCCGAGAAGGACGCCGAGGGCGTCCTCCGCGTGCTGATCCACGTCGCCGAAGAAGACACCGGCCGCGTCATCGGCCGCCGCGGCGCCACCATCAACGCCATTCGTCAGATCGTCCGCGTCTCCTCCGTCAAGGGCGGAGACAGCGTCGAAGTCGACGTCGCCGAGACCGGCGACAGGAACGCCGACGCCGAATAA
- the rimM gene encoding ribosome maturation factor RimM (Essential for efficient processing of 16S rRNA) — protein MPGTVRVVIGQVQGTHGLRGELKIRPLTDFPERFFDMESLSFYRDGKCAGSYRVEGMRDALTRGYFLAALEGVDTIEQAELLRGCSVEIASDERMPLAPGEFWISDLIGLDACDDQGRKLGVVKDIVDSGASQLVVVRDPDGKDHLIPAAPEFLRDADLKARRVTLRLIEGLWEL, from the coding sequence ATGCCTGGCACCGTCAGAGTCGTCATCGGGCAGGTCCAGGGTACTCACGGCCTTCGCGGCGAGCTCAAGATCCGGCCGCTCACCGATTTTCCCGAGCGTTTTTTCGATATGGAGAGCCTCAGCTTCTACCGTGACGGAAAATGCGCGGGGAGCTATCGCGTGGAAGGCATGCGCGACGCGCTGACGCGCGGTTATTTTCTGGCCGCGCTGGAAGGCGTCGACACCATCGAGCAGGCCGAACTTCTGCGCGGCTGCTCCGTGGAGATCGCCTCGGACGAGCGCATGCCGCTGGCGCCTGGCGAGTTCTGGATCAGCGACCTGATCGGCCTTGACGCGTGCGACGACCAGGGGCGCAAGCTCGGCGTCGTCAAAGACATCGTCGACAGCGGAGCCTCTCAGCTCGTCGTCGTTAGAGATCCCGACGGCAAGGATCACCTGATCCCCGCCGCGCCGGAATTCCTCCGCGACGCCGACCTGAAAGCGCGCCGCGTCACGCTCCGTTTGATCGAAGGACTGTGGGAACTGTGA